Within the Apostichopus japonicus isolate 1M-3 chromosome 6, ASM3797524v1, whole genome shotgun sequence genome, the region GCGTGAAATTCTACTCATGGATATTATTAATGTAAGTTTTAACTTCTATCTTAAACTGTTTAAATGTTCATCTTTCTTTTCTAATTTCTCGAAAAACGAAACGTTGCATGATGACTAAAACATCTTGAAATATGCTTTCTCTcaggttgggtggggggggggggggggaggaagttGGAAAGAGCAGATTGTGGTCAAGGGTTTATGAGGGATGGGTTTTTGTTATGTCCCTCTTTAAGGACATCTCACATTACTCGAAGTTTCGAAGGTGTGTTTTATTTTAGTAAGAATCCTTATAAGTTAGGGAGAAATAATATTGTTGACCATTATCGATACTTATCGCATTATTGCCTGGATATTtctccccagcccccccccccccgcctcgtacgcctatggataTTTCTCCCCAGCCCCCATTTACGTATATGCTTGAATTCTATTCAGACAATCTCCGGAGAAAACACAACCACCGAAGAGGTTGTGATGTCCTCGGAAACGATAGCAGAAATATCGGATGATGAAGACTTTTTGGAAGAAGATCCACAGAGGATAGAGTTAGTCATCTCGTCTTTGGAGTCAGTCGTGGGAGCAGGAGAGGCCTCTATCAACGTAAGCAGATCAACCCACTGTATTATGAAATTGAGTGCGCATGCTCAATGTGGGGAAGATGAGAATCACAAGCAACTCGTCGTCATATCTTCAGAAATATACGGAGTCATATTGGGCATGAGTTTGTAATGGCGCATTGGTTACTGGTGATGGGGTGGCGGAAGGATTGGCTGTCGGGAAGGGATGGATGGGGGAAACATAATACCTGACGCCACGTCTAAAATAAAATTAAGGTACAATCCACAGTAATTTCGTGTTtattaaagttttctttttctccGTGATAGGTTACGGAACCAGTGGTAAGAACCATCAACAATCTTATGAATCTAGAGCAAGATTTTCTAGAGGATGGCATGATTCAAGGAGGCAGGGCTGTGGCTGCATTAGAGGGACAAATCACAAATTTTCAGACAAGTGATGGAAATTTCTCCACAGTTCTTGACAACGTTGGAGTAACTGCGGTTAAAATAGACGCGAGGAGTGTTGGTAGTAGCTTAGCTTATGCGAAtatattttcagaaaatgaGACACCGTTAATCGTTGGCGCTCTTCAAGAAGGCAATACTCGACTATTCTCTGATGGAGACGCGATACCACTCGAGAGAACGGCTACATCAATATCGGTACCTACAACGGTTTTAGAACTGCTTGGAGGAGGTAACAAAGTCTCTTTTAAACATCATTGATACTTAACATAGTAACGtaaccagtttttttttttttaaacgatgATACGGCTTTATTATATGATTACTTAtgaaggaaacttgaaaataatTCATATATGATGTTAACTAACTTAACATAGCTCATTTTTAGTatataaaattgtaaatttctcCAATCCCTGCAGCTGGTGTCGAGTTGACAGCTGTTCCGGTAACCTTCATAATCTATGGTAATGATGTTCTGTTCAGACCATCAATGCCGACAGAGGCAGAAGAGAATTTAGAAGAGGAAGATAATTCCACAGTAACTGAAAGGGTTGCAAGTCAAATCATCTCCGCTATTTTACGAACTGAGGATACCAACATCGTAAATCTCCCACCGGGTTCACCTGTGATCACGACATTCTTAACAAATCTGgtaaaaaaatgatttcttgtGAAAAGAGTTTACAAGTCACTTTCTTTATATGGATGATTACAGATGAATTACTCATTTTAGTGTTCCAGTAAAAGTTTGATTCAATTCTTATATTTAACGCTTGGAATCTATTGATAGTTAAGGTTGTCTTAACATCGGTCAGTATGCACTTGGATCAAATATAGTTGTAATGTCATAGATGTACACTGACGAATATCACTTTAGTGTTGCTTTAAATGCTACTTAGTTATTGGCAGAATTaggatttttattattaaaggtATTCTGCAGTTTATAAGATAACAATAAAAGACATGTGATCAAATTCTGTTACGAGTCATCTGCTTAGATATAAATCAGAAACTTGAATAGACCATTTACATTGAGCTTCCCTTGTCATGAGCCTGTTATTCCATTTTCACTGCAGACAACAACTGTAAATGAAACTATCGAAGCACGCGACTGTGTTGTCTGGAGTTACAATGAAGACACGGGGGAAGGATTTTGGACAAAAGACGGGTGTGAAAGGATGTCGAACGATAATCTTGACCGTACCATGTGTTCATGTGATCGGCTGGGCAGTTTTGCTATTCTCATTGTaagaatttattattttatattccaaatttgttttctgttaGAAGCAGATGCATGCCACACCCGCAATCATGTGTATATCTATACATCCATAATATTTTCTACACAGAAACTGCACAATGTACACGCAAAGGATAGAAGATTTAATATAGGAAGCAGCAAATCGACAATTCATTGTTGCTAATGAAAGACAATGATcattgaaagtgaaaataagaaagaacTAAGGTGTATCTTTTAAGAAATAATCAATCAATCTGAACAGAAAACTTCAGATTAAAATAGAATTAATCCTTTGATCCAATAACATTACTGTTTCTTACTATTAAAATGTCATTGAACATGCACACATTTGTTCAGGCTCGCGCTTTACAGCAAATGGTTCATATAACTGTCTTAAAACTACTGTTTGATATCTTAATTTGATATAATATAACCAAGCGATATGAACAACGCAACCGACTTTTACCTAAATTTGGAAATAGTGTCGAAATCGTCACAACTTCATCGCATtaaaggtgaaaggtcaacCGCACCAGTGACGTCAGACATGAGTGATATATGCTTATAAAGCGTATGCCTGCTTTATCGATGTTAAGAAGGAAACACATAATGGTTCTGATATGGAACATGCATAAGTTGTAATTTTCAGCATTTCTTGGAATACCATACATGGAATCACATGTGAAGTAAGTAATAAACACTATACAACAATATGACTTAACATGAGGCAACCGGCTAACTTTAACTAAATCCATTCATATTTTCTCTTGTTCAACAGAGAGTTCGTAAGGGACCCGTGGAGGTTCAAGTTGCTCTATATTATATTACTCTGATCGGATCGATAATCTCTGGATTAGCTCTGATAGGATGTCTCATTATCTTTGTCTCCTTCAAGTAAGTTACTGAGCCTAAATAAAGTCTATCATAAATGACGTTCTTGGGCAAACACTCCCCCACTTTAGCGTTACTTCTTTCGCTATCGAACGATTGTTAGTTTAATTGTAACAGCTGTGATAATATGTTACGAGTGCCATTTATATCGGCATAGAAGATTGtctaaatgtattttgtaaatgTAATTAAGTTAACATTAAATATGTTCGACATTTATAAAGATCTGTGTCTTTCTCTATTGAGATTCGATATCGTATacccaagatagagcctggGCACAAAACTAAGCAATTTGACCCTTTTGGTCTGCAATGCCCTGTAATCAGGATGCGGAGgtgatttaataataataaataatatataataataatcagcagttatttttccGACGCTTAAgagaccacaaatgtgggagaagcccgcaagggcttatcgATTACAACTTATACGTCGGGtgacttccaattcaacatgTTTAACTCAAATTatgaatcttttcaaattagatagtcatttcagatgggaagaCCATacattgctcttggatgaaaaacccaccttactatgacccggccgggtatcgagcCCGGAATGTCATTTAAGTGTCGTTACATAACAAAGTACCGTAGTAGCAGGAAATTACTGAAGGTCTTTGCTAACTGTTAAAGATTATCTTTAAAATTTGAAgtaattttatgttaattttcatttaCTTTAGTTCGTTTTGGTCGAAGCAGCCAACTCATATCCACATCAACCTTTGTCTATCTCTACTGGGATTCTACATCGCCTTCTTACTGAGCCCTCTAGCAGTGGGGAAGGAGGTCCGGTGTACGGTAGCCTCAGTGTTCGTCCATTTCTTTTCCCTTGCTACTTTGGCTTGGATGTCCGCAGAAGCTATGAACATgtattatttattcataaaagcTGAAAGGAGAGCCGTTCGACACTTTATACCAATAGCTTGTCTACTAGCGTATGGTAAGTGAGGTTTTGGGTAAAATTATAACTTTTCAGTGGGCTGGGATCATTCACGGATTCCAACAGAATACCAATGACCGTATCAAATGGCCGATTACTTTTTAATATGTAATATGGACTGGTCCATAGAGTACTACCCAAAGTTGGTTTGACAATTGATCAAACTTCGACTTGTGTGCCATTTTAGTTTAGTCACCAAAGGAAAATTGTTTAGCGATTAAATAATGatgaaatataattttgaatATCATCATATTTCTGACTAATTTTTTGTTATCATCAGGATTACCGGCTGCGTGTGCTCTTCTTGTGGTGTTCCTCGACAATAGCACTGATTTCCAATCTGCCAGCTAGTAAGTCTCCgatattttgataatttcaGCCTCTGTCTTCTTTCAATTACGAGGATTAAGTGTAAGCCATGCACATGGCATATATGGTGATGATACATACCAAAAGCGCTCCTTGCTACCAGTTTTTTTATCTTTGATTTGGTTCAGGAAGAATGTGATTCAAAGTCTTTTTTTCCACGTTTAATTAGCATGCAATGACCGACACGACTAAATTCACTAGCTTAAGCATCAATCATTTCCCACTTCAGGAAGGGTGTAGGATCAGtgttggtggtggtgatggAGGGTGTTGGGGCCGGTATACGCGGCGTTactaaattattttcaaaatagaaagaacTGGTGGGGATGTTTAATTCCAAATTACGACAAACGTGCACGAAATCCATTTAATGCCACATGCTGCTGAAACCATTCCCTTAGGATACTTTTTGACAATGACATAGTGATATTATACATTTTAAGTACGATAAATATTCGGTAATTACTTCTTCATTTACCCCATACTAGTGCCTAGTTGCATTAAAAAAATTTGCCTTGAAATTAACAACCCTAATCCTTATATTGTATTTTTGCTTCTCTTTCTCTCAAATAATTTTTCCCTGACTAAAGCTGCTTCATCCATCCTGGTTATGCTCTCTACTTTGGTTTTCTGACGGAAGTGGGTGCCATGTTTGTGTTTAatttcatcatcttcatctgGGTGATTCGTAAAATACTCTGCCGCCCTCTCATGGTCAGTAAAACAGCCGAGAACGCCAAACGTAATGAGATCATCAAGCGAGTCCGCCACGCAGTTCTCTTCTGGTTCGTACTCGGTCTGTCTTGGATTTTTGGATTTCTCGCCGCCGTCGATACCAAAACTCTGATATTTGATTATCTCTACTGTTTCTTCATCTCAATTCAGGGCATCTTAATGTTCCTCTTATTGTGTGTGGCCAATCCTGCATTTAGGGGAATGTTTAGGAGAACGGATTCTACGCAAACGAAGGTTACCAGACAGACTACGACAAAAAATGTGTCATCTTCACAGCTCATGTCAAGTAGTCAGTCTAACATACCTATGAATAGTATGGACAATCCGTCAACATCTGCAACGGAATAAATCCTTTGGTTTTGATTTTGTGAAATCAAGTAGAAACTGCAGAGTTGACATTCTTTTGCATTTTATTGTTGTTGCATTTCTGCATGGTCAGTTGCTTTGTTTAATTGAGTCGTCATATCATCATTGTACACTTAGGAGAGTTGTAACTTAGTAGTGTGTGTTAATGACAAGTGCAACCAATAGTGCTAACGTTTGGCGTTCCCCAAAGACCTGTGTTGTGACCAAAGCTGTTTACAGGTTACTCTGCCCCTATAGTAGTTATTGCAGGAATCACAACCTTATATGTTCAGATGTTTGCGAATGACACCCAATTATTGATGTTATTCGACTTAGATACCATCACAGTGGTGAACATGTCATTCAGCACCACAttgaggggatgggggagggggaggggtgcaatGCAGACCTACGATTATGGATGAAAGTTAACCACCTCAAATTGAACGATGGCAAGACTGATCTACTTGTTGTAACTCCTCCACACTTCAAGGAGAGGGTGTTAAATAACCTGGCTTTGATCATTctgttatttaaaaaatatgggAGACAAAGTTTGTGTCTTGAGTAGGGTAGAGTCGGttacattttattaaaaacGACTTTTGAGAGTACAGAACAAGTCAATTTTGAGAGAACCCAGTCACCAATGTATCCTCTGGTGCCTTTAACGTAGTTGTTTTTCTAGTCTGCTTCATCAAGTTTGATCCTGCCGAgagatgaaaattaaaattcgAGTTAAGGTTTTGCTGATACAGATTGATCAACTTTATATATGTCAAAACAGAAAGAAGCAATCTTTACATCAAATGTAGGATAATGCAAACCCAAACTTTGATATTAAGGTAACATGTCTTATATAAGAAAGTAACAGCAacgatattttattttaacaacGTAGTTacaaaacaatatttcaaaaaaggGGTCAcactaaataaaaaaatgcacTTATCTACAATATTGCTTACTACCTTAGATACTACTAAATGGCCTACTCTTGTAAATGTTCTTGTAAATTGCTTACCTCGCATGCACTTGGCTTCAGTCTATAGAAGCTTCTCAAATCTCATTACCCTGAGGGAAAattgtatatattaataatcGTTATACATAGCTGCTATATGAAATGGAGTGAATTACAGATGCATTTATTGGTATCTGCCGAGAActgatgaaaaattgaaattctGAGTCAAATATTAGTCAATTACAGTTTAGTATTATTAAATTAAGAACGAATTTtcacatgaatgtatttataaCAAGCCGATCTCAGTATAAACATTTGGTAAAAAGGTGTCTTTTATGATATTTGAAGTTTCTTGACAAATTCATACATGCATGATTAGGAGCAGTCCTCCgtcatatcaattccttagcgcCATTCCCTGTGCGGCACGCGAACTGAGTTCGACCGCCGCAGTTTTAGGCCTATGACGTTATAAGGAATAAAGATCTGTACgataaagtttatcaacaaatatttctgaAGTTAAATGGGCGTACTTTACCATTATTTGAAATTCGTATATATTCGATAAACATGCAAGTATAACACTTTCGATAGAAACACTTTTACAAGAAGAAAGTCACTAAACGATGGAATACCCAGTGTGCATTCTTCTGGAGCACAACATCCGGCTCCTCCAGTGAAAGCGCAGCCGCAGTCACAAGAATTTCTCCGGGGTCGGATCgctttattttcaaacaagGAATAGAAAATAAGACATCAGGTTGTTGGTTTCGCTCAAGTATAGTTTACAGTATCGATGGCTTGCTTTGCACATCTTCTTGCATAAATGTTTCAttccattgggggggggggggcatttaaCTTTAAGTGAATTCGTGACTAAGTCATCTTTATACACGGACAAAATTCACAATACTGAAAatagtataaatatatgtgtccTATAGAACATTCTTAATCGTCCCGTACTTCGAAACTCAAACATAAGGATATGTGAAATATCAATAAGACCAGATAGCTGTTACTGATAATGTTCAAATACAGgataaaaacaaacttgaataAAAAGAAATAGAAGTGGAAAAGACAACTTGCAGGTAGCGAGGAGACAACTATGGGAGGTTATAATAAATATCAACTAATACATGACAATGTTCAATAGTAACCAAATTGTTTTGATCATATTAATCATTATTGTTTATCGGCACATTAAAGACAAATCGATTTTTGAAGAGTAACCATAGTAGTTCAAAGGCTCCTATAGTATTATGTtcgaaaataatattataattaagtATCCATTTTTAATATTCTTACTACCGCTGGAGCGAAAATAACAACGCGATCTGTGTTTACTACACATGTTGCATAGGGaaagcgatatatatatatatatatatatatatatatatatatatatatatatatatatatatatatatatatatatatatatatatatatatataattatatatatatatatgtataaatatgtatatatatatatatatatatatatatatatatatatacatatatatataatataaagaaaTCAAAGTAGaataaacaaaagcaaaacGCGTTGAATGAAAAATAGAGAAAGTAGTGCCAAACCTAATGACAACATATTTTACGAAACGAAAATTTCAGATACCAACTAAACAAGACCCCAaagcttatcaaaattaaacAGTCATACTATTGGTGTAAATAACTTACCGTGCGGCGCAGCGTTGATAAACAAGATCATCATACTGACAAGCACAAGAACCATCTGGAATATCATAGTAGAAAGATACTTGTGAAATAAAACTGCAACAATGTCTATAATAGCCCACAATTTAATAAGTGTTAAACTTAATCTACAATAATCATCACATTAAGTCAATTTGACGAAACATACCGTCGCTAATAGGGCAAAATCCTAATAaaatttttgttcattttgaaCTCTTAAGGCATAGCCTTTTATGAACACATTTAAGAACTATTCAGCAAAAGGATTAATGcagaattaataaaaaattgaaTCCAAATCGTGCTTCCAATGAATGTAAgggtgtaatatatatatatcaccattGTGAATTTTGCAAGCTATTTATAATTGCCAGAGATGTAAACCTTTCGGTTCGAGATCCCTCAATTTCTTCCCTTTACATACTATACATGAACTTTTAAATTTAAAGATATGAATCTGTCAAAAGATTGATCATAGTTTTAATTTCATTCCAAATAGTTTAAAGAAAAGGTTGAAGGCCAAAAGTATTCgcttataaacaacaacaaaaatatacaaaccgctgataaatataatataccCAAAATCTTATATGCTGCTTTgtaatgaaaaattaaatacGCCGTACTTACAAAAACTTTCAGATTCATTGTTATTCGGAGCTGTTCAAATCGGGCTGGTGAAAGTTTAATCTGCTTATATCTTCGATGGAAAGTGTCGATTAATACCTGCAAACGTCCCTTTTATACTTTGGAACGTTCATGGTTTTACCCTGGAGATAAACGATGTATGACGACTGCGTAGTTTCTTACTTTCGACGCCCAGTAGCAAAATGTATCTTTGTTATCCAGATCAAACTTTCTCactattaataatatttacGGAAACTTTTATGTGCCATAAAGTTTTCATATATCTTTACGTAAACATTTCAGCATATATAAAATAGTTTTATCT harbors:
- the LOC139968791 gene encoding adhesion G-protein coupled receptor G2-like translates to MFSKSTIMRCYVRNLANLLAIAMVCGCNFQQVLGDMATDGASTTDRLSTTDGTSTTDRPSTTEEQTSEETTITLETEREILLMDIINTISGENTTTEEVVMSSETIAEISDDEDFLEEDPQRIELVISSLESVVGAGEASINVTEPVVRTINNLMNLEQDFLEDGMIQGGRAVAALEGQITNFQTSDGNFSTVLDNVGVTAVKIDARSVGSSLAYANIFSENETPLIVGALQEGNTRLFSDGDAIPLERTATSISVPTTVLELLGGAGVELTAVPVTFIIYGNDVLFRPSMPTEAEENLEEEDNSTVTERVASQIISAILRTEDTNIVNLPPGSPVITTFLTNLTTTVNETIEARDCVVWSYNEDTGEGFWTKDGCERMSNDNLDRTMCSCDRLGSFAILIRVRKGPVEVQVALYYITLIGSIISGLALIGCLIIFVSFNSFWSKQPTHIHINLCLSLLGFYIAFLLSPLAVGKEVRCTVASVFVHFFSLATLAWMSAEAMNMYYLFIKAERRAVRHFIPIACLLAYGLPAACALLVVFLDNSTDFQSASYCFIHPGYALYFGFLTEVGAMFVFNFIIFIWVIRKILCRPLMVSKTAENAKRNEIIKRVRHAVLFWFVLGLSWIFGFLAAVDTKTLIFDYLYCFFISIQGILMFLLLCVANPAFRGMFRRTDSTQTKVTRQTTTKNVSSSQLMSSSQSNIPMNSMDNPSTSATE